From a region of the Paraburkholderia hospita genome:
- a CDS encoding IS607 family transposase, whose amino-acid sequence MEKRLVKIGEAATMLGVAVSTLRKWEETGELLPARKTAGGTRYYAVSDLLGIGNEDAPTVCYARVSSHDQKDDLERQHAMLESYCAAKGWRCEVIKDLGSGMNYHKKGLDRLLEMILRKQMKRLVITHKDRLLRFGSELVFAMCAAQNIEIVIIHKGEQPSFEEELAKDVLEIITVFSARLYGSRSKKNRQLIDALKEAVR is encoded by the coding sequence ATGGAAAAGAGGCTTGTGAAGATTGGCGAAGCGGCAACGATGCTCGGCGTCGCGGTCTCCACCCTGCGTAAGTGGGAGGAGACCGGCGAACTACTGCCTGCGCGTAAGACTGCTGGGGGCACGCGCTATTACGCCGTGTCGGACCTGCTCGGCATCGGCAACGAGGACGCGCCGACAGTCTGCTACGCCCGTGTTTCTTCGCACGACCAGAAGGACGACCTTGAGCGTCAGCACGCGATGCTGGAAAGCTACTGCGCGGCTAAAGGCTGGCGCTGCGAAGTCATCAAAGACCTTGGCAGTGGCATGAACTACCACAAGAAAGGTCTCGATCGTCTGCTCGAAATGATTCTGCGCAAGCAGATGAAGCGGCTCGTAATCACGCACAAAGACCGCCTCCTGCGCTTCGGCTCCGAGTTGGTGTTCGCCATGTGCGCGGCGCAGAACATCGAAATCGTCATCATTCACAAGGGTGAGCAACCTTCGTTCGAGGAAGAACTCGCGAAAGACGTGCTCGAAATCATTACGGTGTTCTCCGCGCGGCTGTACGGCTCGCGTAGCAAAAAGAACAGGCAGCTTATCGACGCGCTGAAGGAAGCTGTCAGGTGA